One window of Sphingobacteriales bacterium genomic DNA carries:
- a CDS encoding SRPBCC family protein: MRILKIVLYGLAGLAALLLVVALLSPGSYRVEKSIEINSPIESVFLQVANYNHFRKWNPWSLSDPKAIYTVTGIPATAGHQYEWNGENVGIGKLTMTEVIPNKSVAAKLTFVEPHVSGADDNWTFETTASGGTKVVWVNSGNLSFPVERLFGLFLRGMLNKQFEEGLNNLKKISETGKL, encoded by the coding sequence ATGCGAATTTTAAAAATTGTCCTCTACGGGCTGGCCGGATTAGCCGCATTGTTATTGGTTGTTGCGTTATTATCACCGGGTTCTTATCGGGTCGAAAAATCAATTGAAATAAACAGTCCGATTGAGAGCGTTTTTCTTCAGGTTGCAAACTATAACCATTTCAGAAAATGGAATCCATGGTCTTTATCAGACCCTAAAGCAATCTATACTGTTACCGGAATTCCTGCAACAGCAGGACATCAGTATGAATGGAATGGTGAAAATGTCGGAATCGGCAAGTTAACGATGACCGAAGTTATTCCCAACAAATCCGTAGCTGCAAAGTTGACTTTTGTTGAACCGCACGTTTCGGGTGCAGACGATAACTGGACCTTTGAAACCACTGCATCGGGAGGCACTAAGGTAGTTTGGGTCAATTCCGGCAATCTTAGTTTTCCGGTCGAACGTCTTTTTGGCTTGTTTTTACGAGGCATGTTAAATAAACAGTTTGAAGAAGGCCTAAACAACCTCAAAAAAATCAGCGAAACAGGTAAATTATAG
- a CDS encoding PorT family protein has protein sequence MKKTSCYFLLLIFFCLNVQSQTFRAGIAGGVNFSQIDGDNIGGYNKFGVNTGFLSELPFTDRWSVGFELLFAQKGSRAVITANNPFDFKIILDYAEIPVIAKFHDRKGGFTFGAGFALGRLVRSRYFENGIDATESYFSTNKANNWEWSIVADISYMFTPVWGVNLRGAYSLLPVRKDPNSVFRASGQFNNVLTVRSIFMFSAIGKNK, from the coding sequence ATGAAAAAGACATCTTGTTACTTCCTGCTGCTTATATTTTTTTGTCTGAATGTACAGTCCCAAACATTCAGGGCGGGTATTGCAGGAGGGGTAAATTTTTCTCAAATAGATGGCGATAATATAGGTGGATATAACAAGTTTGGGGTAAACACCGGATTTTTGTCGGAATTGCCTTTTACCGACCGTTGGTCAGTCGGATTTGAATTGCTCTTTGCTCAAAAAGGGAGTAGGGCAGTGATCACGGCTAATAATCCGTTTGATTTTAAAATTATACTAGATTATGCCGAAATTCCGGTAATTGCCAAGTTTCACGACCGGAAAGGCGGATTTACGTTTGGTGCCGGCTTTGCCCTTGGCCGTTTGGTCAGAAGCAGGTATTTTGAAAATGGGATAGATGCAACCGAGTCTTATTTTAGTACAAACAAGGCTAATAATTGGGAATGGTCTATTGTTGCAGACATTTCCTATATGTTTACCCCTGTTTGGGGGGTAAATTTGCGAGGTGCCTATTCCCTGTTGCCGGTCAGAAAAGATCCCAACAGCGTATTCAGAGCTTCGGGTCAGTTTAATAATGTTTTGACCGTGCGCTCTATTTTTATGTTTAGTGCTATCGGTAAAAACAAATAA